The genomic interval ACTATAACTGCTAAGCCGATCCATTTTCCTTGATTCGAGCGCGGATTCCGGCGACAAGCGTTCGCAATGCCACTGGGTTTTCATCTTGGAATGGGATAATCAAATCAGCATACTGCTTACAAGGTTCAGTATAGACTGGAAAGTTAGGCAGGACATCGCGCCGATACCAGTTGATAGCCCACTCCAAATCACCTCCGCGTTGCGCAACATCACGAAGCATCCGCCGTAGGACCCGTTCATGTGCATCTACGTCAAGGAAGAGTTTCATGTCCATCAAGTCTCGTAAATCTTCACTCCAGAAGATGAGGTGTCCTTCCACAATAACGACTTTACTCGGTTGCACACTCGCTTTTTCGGCACCGCGTTGCGCAGCACGGGTGCCGGGGGTGGGTGTGTTGATCGCATCGCCATCTCGAAGTTTCATGATGTCTGCGATGAGGGCATCCCATAGAACAGCATCTGGATGATTCGCAGTGATAACACGTTCCCGTTCTGCTTCCGAGTATTCCGACCAGTCGCGAAAATAGGAGTCTTGATTTAGCACAACAGGCGAGAATTCCGCGAGTTGTTCTGCCAAGGCACTCGCGAACGTCGTCTTTCCAGATGCAGAACCGCCCATAATCCCAACGGTAATCGGTGTAAAATGTTCTGGTTTCGGCATAGTTTTCTCCGTAGTGTTCTCTTTTCGTATCTTATCACACCTTAATTTAGGAGTCAACGCCATTTTATTCGCTGATAGGAGCATTTAGTTTTAAGAAATTATTGAGTTTCGCGACGCTTTTCGAGGATCCGGTGCGGTTGGGAAACCGCACCTACCGGGCCCGGGGATCAAAAACGTCTAAAGAAACGGAAAACTAAATACCCCTTTTGCCTGAAAAACGGCTTCACATCTACGATCACCAAAAAAGAAATTTGACTTGCATAAAAAAATGTGTTATTATATAATAGGATTAATTGTTTTACAGAAAATTACGGTATCTTCTTTTCAAGACGCTATTCCTTGCGAAAGTTTTAAACGCTTTTTGAGAAATAACGTCTTACGTTAGTA from Candidatus Poribacteria bacterium carries:
- a CDS encoding AAA family ATPase, whose translation is MPKPEHFTPITVGIMGGSASGKTTFASALAEQLAEFSPVVLNQDSYFRDWSEYSEAERERVITANHPDAVLWDALIADIMKLRDGDAINTPTPGTRAAQRGAEKASVQPSKVVIVEGHLIFWSEDLRDLMDMKLFLDVDAHERVLRRMLRDVAQRGGDLEWAINWYRRDVLPNFPVYTEPCKQYADLIIPFQDENPVALRTLVAGIRARIKENGSA